A region of Helicobacter sp. 12S02232-10 DNA encodes the following proteins:
- a CDS encoding M67 family metallopeptidase, translated as MISLTKELYNDLIAYAQSNYPNECCGYFLGKQDKITLQNQVEELFKIKNIHQNPQHFFMLSPQDQLNALQRAKKQNLEIIGIFHSHPFNKAYPSKEDLKYIYDPRQSYCIISLQNEPNIASFRITKEKICEETIKF; from the coding sequence ATGATTAGCCTGACAAAAGAGCTTTATAACGACTTGATTGCCTATGCACAATCAAATTACCCCAATGAATGTTGCGGGTATTTTTTGGGAAAACAAGATAAAATAACACTTCAAAACCAAGTGGAAGAGCTTTTTAAAATCAAAAACATCCATCAAAATCCTCAACATTTTTTTATGCTCTCCCCCCAAGATCAACTAAATGCACTCCAAAGGGCAAAAAAACAAAATCTTGAAATTATAGGGATCTTTCACTCCCATCCTTTTAATAAGGCCTACCCATCAAAAGAAGATCTAAAATACATTTATGATCCCCGACAAAGCTATTGTATTATATCCCTCCAAAATGAGCCGAATATTGCTTCATTTCGGATTACAAAAGAGAAAATCTGTGAGGAAACTATAAAATTTTAA
- a CDS encoding HesA/MoeB/ThiF family protein yields the protein MTLTQNQKERYLRHIMLEDVDEKGQIKLLNSSVLIIGAGGLGSPNAMYLAAAGIGKIGILDFDIVEISNLQRQIIHTTEEIGFPKTRSAKITMNAINPDIKIETYFEKFTSANALKIINDYDFIIDATDNFAGKFLINDACVLANKPYSHAGVLKYRGQTMTVLPHQSACFACAFDTPPPVELNPIFRAGLFGVLPGLIGCIQAAEAIKYLLGIGDLLTNKLLSVDTKTMDFRKIDVSKNPQCRICGENGIKELRDYPQ from the coding sequence ATGACACTGACCCAAAATCAAAAAGAACGCTATTTGAGGCATATTATGCTTGAAGATGTAGATGAAAAGGGGCAAATCAAATTGCTGAATTCGAGCGTCCTCATCATTGGTGCAGGAGGATTAGGCTCCCCCAATGCAATGTATCTAGCAGCTGCAGGGATAGGGAAAATCGGTATATTAGATTTTGATATTGTAGAAATCAGCAATCTCCAGAGACAAATCATTCATACAACAGAAGAAATTGGCTTTCCAAAAACTCGTTCGGCAAAAATCACTATGAATGCCATCAATCCGGATATAAAAATTGAAACTTATTTTGAAAAATTCACTTCTGCAAATGCCTTAAAAATCATTAATGACTATGATTTTATCATTGATGCTACAGACAATTTTGCCGGTAAATTTTTGATAAATGATGCTTGCGTGCTTGCAAATAAACCCTATTCTCACGCCGGCGTACTTAAATACAGAGGGCAAACAATGACCGTATTGCCTCACCAAAGTGCTTGTTTTGCGTGTGCTTTTGACACTCCTCCACCTGTGGAACTCAATCCAATTTTTAGAGCTGGCTTATTTGGAGTATTGCCTGGATTAATCGGATGTATTCAAGCTGCTGAGGCGATTAAATATCTTTTAGGCATTGGAGATTTACTTACAAATAAACTCTTAAGTGTCGATACAAAAACAATGGATTTTAGAAAAATAGACGTATCTAAAAATCCACAATGTCGAATTTGTGGAGAAAATGGCATCAAAGAACTCAGAGATTACCCACAATGA
- the motA gene encoding flagellar motor stator protein MotA codes for MDLSTLLGMFLALGAISLGDILEGGNPLHIIHLSSVIIIVPTTLFSAMTGTHARFVKAGYKELKVVFLNSKVNLNATIRQLIEFATLARRDGVLSLEAKAAQVEDDFTREALSMIIDGKDAKSVKEDMEVQIEELEEYYHGAAHYWIIAGESAPTFGLVGAVMGLMLALQKLDNPAEMAAGIAGAFTATVTGIMCSYAIFGPWGNKLKAKSKDIVKEKMVVLEGIIGIANGDNPRSLEAKLLSFLGPDEPKISQFE; via the coding sequence ATGGATCTCTCAACACTATTAGGTATGTTTTTGGCTCTTGGCGCTATCTCTTTGGGCGACATCCTAGAGGGTGGAAATCCATTGCACATCATCCATTTGAGCTCCGTAATCATCATCGTGCCTACAACACTATTTTCTGCAATGACAGGAACTCACGCTCGTTTTGTAAAAGCGGGATACAAAGAGCTTAAGGTTGTATTTTTAAATTCAAAAGTCAATCTTAATGCAACAATCAGACAACTGATAGAGTTTGCTACTCTTGCAAGAAGAGATGGTGTTTTATCTCTTGAAGCAAAAGCTGCGCAAGTTGAGGACGATTTTACGCGTGAAGCGCTTTCAATGATTATTGATGGAAAAGATGCTAAATCTGTAAAAGAAGATATGGAAGTCCAAATTGAAGAGCTTGAAGAATATTACCACGGGGCTGCACACTATTGGATAATAGCCGGCGAATCAGCCCCTACCTTTGGTCTTGTAGGAGCGGTTATGGGTCTGATGCTTGCACTCCAAAAATTAGATAATCCTGCAGAAATGGCTGCAGGAATTGCAGGGGCTTTTACAGCTACGGTAACGGGAATTATGTGCAGTTATGCAATTTTTGGTCCTTGGGGAAATAAACTCAAAGCAAAATCAAAAGACATTGTCAAAGAAAAAATGGTTGTACTTGAGGGAATCATTGGGATAGCCAATGGAGACAATCCCCGAAGTCTAGAAGCAAAACTTTTAAGTTTTTTAGGTCCTGATGAACCAAAAATTTCGCAATTTGAGTAG
- the motB gene encoding flagellar motor protein MotB yields MSKKNKKVECPAGEKWAVPYADFLSLLLALFIALYAISATNKAKVEALKTEFIKIFNSTSKPETLQPVIPIPPNPGEESEETEGSRIYQSQQSSSSVAIENITELKNMIEEGGILEQIEQGVVLKLPANLIFKQGSADISNSDMMMYIKRVAQIIKKFPPQVNIDIRGYTDNSPLPKDSAFKNHYDLAASRALSVMKALIQDGVSPEQLSYSSYGKYKPLAPNNSVENKLKNNRVEIFFSTDPNNIQEIKSILDKNAKPK; encoded by the coding sequence ATGTCAAAAAAAAATAAAAAAGTCGAATGCCCAGCCGGAGAAAAATGGGCAGTTCCCTATGCTGACTTTCTTTCTTTGCTTTTAGCTCTTTTTATTGCTCTTTATGCAATTTCTGCAACCAACAAAGCTAAAGTTGAAGCTTTAAAAACTGAATTTATCAAAATTTTCAACTCCACTTCCAAGCCTGAAACATTGCAGCCTGTAATCCCTATCCCTCCTAATCCCGGTGAGGAATCTGAAGAAACAGAAGGAAGCAGAATTTATCAATCCCAACAGTCTTCTTCCTCTGTAGCCATCGAAAATATTACCGAACTTAAAAATATGATTGAAGAAGGTGGTATTTTAGAGCAGATTGAACAAGGCGTGGTATTAAAATTACCTGCTAATCTCATTTTTAAACAAGGAAGTGCAGATATTTCTAACAGCGATATGATGATGTATATCAAACGTGTTGCTCAAATCATTAAAAAATTTCCTCCCCAAGTCAATATAGACATCAGAGGATATACAGATAATTCTCCTTTACCAAAAGATTCAGCTTTTAAAAATCATTACGATCTTGCTGCTAGCAGAGCTTTAAGCGTTATGAAAGCATTGATTCAAGATGGGGTTTCTCCTGAACAATTATCTTATTCTTCATATGGAAAATACAAACCTTTAGCACCCAACAATTCTGTTGAGAACAAACTAAAAAACAACCGAGTTGAGATCTTTTTCTCAACCGATCCAAACAATATCCAAGAAATCAAATCGATTTTAGATAAAAACGCTAAACCAAAATAA